One genomic region from Quercus robur chromosome 4, dhQueRobu3.1, whole genome shotgun sequence encodes:
- the LOC126723494 gene encoding uncharacterized protein LOC126723494 isoform X2 has translation MAEGALFHLAEKVLELLRSLTLQEVKLASSVKTEIEKLTNTVTTIQAVILDAEKQSSQDHQIKDWLRKLKDVLHDADDLLDDFSTDVLRQKVMTKKELFIFQWLNLLDLVAPSTAAASTSSPNTSEVPKTGLNTTFQGGLLKDVAESVIKWARDGLERRGIGESMYLNELAEDVITGVTPAEKLAQMYNEKWGKNVYPVFEELRY, from the exons ATGGCTGAAGGAGCTTTGTTCCACCTTGCAGAAAAAGTCCTTGAACTGCTGCGTTCCTTAACTCTCCAAGAGGTCAAACTGGCCTCTAGTGTCAAAACAGAGATTGAAAAACTAACAAACACTGTTACCACAATCCAAGCAGTGATTCTAGATGCAGAAAAGCAGAGTTCTCAAGACCATCAGATCAAAGATTGGCTCAGAAAGCTTAAGGATGTTCTCCATGATGCAGATGACTTGCTGGATGATTTCTCCACTGATGTTTTGCGACAGAAAGTGATGACAAAGAAG gaactttttattttccaatgGTTGAATCTTTTGGACCTAGTTGCACCTTCTACTGCTGCAGCCTCTACCTCATCTCCAAATACATCAGAG gttcCTAAGACAGGTCTAAACACAACATTTCAAGGTGGCTTGTTAAAGGATGTAGCTGAAAGCGTTATAAAGTGGGCGAGG GATGGCCTGGAAAGGAGAGGCATTGGGGAATCAATGTACTTGAATGAGCTAGCAGAGGATGTTATAACAG GTGTGACACCAGCTGAGAAGCTTGCACAGATGTATAATGAAAAGTGGGGAAAAAATGTTTATCCTGTGTTTGAGGAGCTACGCTACTAA
- the LOC126724191 gene encoding putative disease resistance protein RGA1 isoform X1, which translates to MAEEVLFDLAGKVIKVLGSFIAEEIKLALGVKTEIENLESRVSTIQAVLLDAEKRSSQNNVIKNWLGKLKDVLHDADDVLDDFSTEVLRQKVMSGNKMTKEVRIFFLSENNKMGHEIKAINERLNAIEKEMKDYHFISQSLVEPQVMNRTDRETYSFVLKDEVFGREHDKKKIMERLFDDRVEENISIIPIVGIGGLGKTTLAQLVYNDVDVQTKFEIKLWVCISDIFDVQRIFKEIVEQLTKRQHEGSLEILQNKLREELHGKKYLIILDDLWNEDGNKWRRLINVLMVGARGSRIVVTTRSTKVAEITGTTSPHELEGLVLEQAWPLFVKMAFKGGKEPENQILVALGKQIVGKCIGVPLAIRTIGSLLYGKSNVIEWQSFLDDKLSKIAQQENDISLTLKLSYDHLPSQLKQCFAYCRLFPKDYRIDVNTLINLWIAQGFIELEDQRQRFVDIGREYFMELLWRSFFQDVEIDVLDNIISCKMHDLMHDLAILVSGTESAMLNSCEKNVIETVRHVSFDIVDSSSQLSILVANKRKIRTILAVSSGVKFAVSVGVNFAVGVRGVLSNLTCDALISNLNYLRTLNLSGLGLHVVPHSIGKLSHLRYLDLSQNEHIVVLPDSIAKLLNLQTLKLYYCDSLKELPRGLKKLVNLRHLDVKACCELTHMPLGLGHLTSLEILTDFVVRQAGSKASSSSWYKKKQAESGGGLSELKELSNLGGSLVIHNLGHGEDDMVECKATNMKQKQHLQELILWWRNEEWDDGETECCDDMSLEGLQPHPNLKRLGLSDYMGVRIPSWVSSLTNLVHFELFRNERLQHLPPLNQLPFLKSVTLQCMEALEYIWIDEDSVRNVLGASSSSSSSKTPFFPSLSSLYIAHCPNLEGWWRNSDDDDDDNEPHHLLLPSFPPSLSELTIIGCPNLTSMPPFPYLKERLELSGCSSKVMEQTMKMKMGAATTSTYFPLSQLQVLELEKINDFESLPEEGLRNLISLRQLDIESCDGLSSLHWIGSLTSLQTLAIVGCQNLTSLPQEIRNLTSLKELTIWGCPLLGQRCKRQIGEDWPFIAHVPRVYVDGKKQQEETISSGYFVTFSAS; encoded by the exons atGGCGGAAGAAGTTTTGTTCGATCTTGCTGGGAAAGTCATTAAGGTGCTTGGCTCTTTCATTGCTGAAGAGATCAAACTGGCCCTTGGTGTCAAAACTGAGATTGAAAATCTAGAGAGCAGAGTCTCCACGATCCAAGCTGTGCTACTAGACGCAGAAAAGCGGAGTTCTCAAAACAATGTGATCAAAAACTGGCTCGGTAAGCTCAAAGATGTCCTCCATGATGCTGATGACGTGCTGGATGATTTCTCCACTGAAGTTTTGCGCCAAAAAGTGATGAGTGGAAACAAAATGACAAAGGAGGTacgcattttctttttaagtgaaaataataaaatgggTCATGAAATAAAAGCAATTAATGAGAGACTAAATGCCATTGAAAAAGAGATGAAGGATTATCACTTTATTAGTCAAAGCTTGGTTGAGCCACAAGTCATGAATAGGACGGATAGAGAAACTTACTCTTTTGTACTCAAAGACGAAGTTTTTGGCAGAGAGCATGATAAGAAAAAGATTATGGAACGTCTTTTTGATGACCGTGTTGAAGAGAATATTTCTATCATTCCAATTGTTGGTATCGGAGGTTTGGGCAAGACAACACTAGCTCAACTGGTATACAATGATGTAGATGTTCAAACAAAATTTGAGATAAAACTTTGGGTTTGTATCTCTGATATCTTTGATGTACAGCggatttttaaagaaattgtaGAACAGTTGACAAAGAGGCAGCATGAAGGAAGCCTTGAGATCCTGCAAAATAAGCTTCGAGAAGAACTTCATGGAAAAAAATACTTGATTATCTTGGACGATTTGTGGAATGAGGACGGTAATAAATGGCGTCGCTTGATAAATGTACTAATGGTTGGTGCAAGGGGAAGTAGGATAGTGGTAACTACTCGCTCGACAAAGGTAGCGGAGATTACTGGCACAACTTCACCTCATGAACTTGAAGGCCTAGTTCTAGAACAGGCTTGGCCATTATTTGTTAAAATGGCATTTAAAGGAGGTAAAGAGCCAGAAAACCAAATCTTAGTAGCCCTAGGAAAACAGATTGTGGGAAAGTGTATTGGAGTGCCTCTTGCTATAAGAACAATTGGAAGCTTATTGTATGGTAAAAGCAATGTAATTGAGTGGCAATCTTTTTTAGATGATAAACTCTCAAAAATAGCCCAACAAGAAAATGACATTTCATTAACTCTTAAGTTGAGTTATGATCACCTTCCATCACAATTGAAGCAATGTTTTGCTTATTGTAGATTATTTCCAAAAGATTATAGGATTGATGTAAATACACTTATTAATCTTTGGATAGCTCAAGGCTTTATTGAGTTAGAAGATCAAAGACAGCGTTTTGTGGATATTGGAAGAGAATATTTTATGGAATTACTTTGGAGGTCATTTTTCCAGGATGTAGAAATTGATGTTTTGGACAATATAATATCATGTAAGATGCATGATCTCATGCATGATCTTGCAATTCTTGTATCTGGAACGGAAAGTGCCATGTTAAATTCATGTGAGAAAAATGTGATTGAAACAGTTCGTCATGTATCATTTGATATTGTGGATTCATCGAGTCAACTTTCAATCCTCGTGGCTAATAAAAGGAAGATACGGACAATTCTTGCAGTTAGTTCAGGGGTAAAGTTTGCAGTTAGTGTAGGGGTAAATTTTGCAGTTGGTGTAAGGGGAGTGTTGAGTAACTTAACTTGTGATGCACTTATTTCGAATCTCAATTATTTACGGACATTGAATTTGAGTGGTTTAGGGCTACATGTAGTGCCCCATTCAATTGGGAAATTGAGTCATTTAAGATATCTTGATCTCTCTCAAAATGAACATATTGTTGTTCTCCCTGATTCTATTGCAAAGCTGCTAAATTTACAGACGCTGAAACTCTATTATTGTGATTCACTTAAAGAGTTACCGCGAGGCCTTAAGAAGTTGGTCAATCTTAGGCATTTAGACGTTAAGGCTTGTTGCGAATTGACGCATATGCCCCTTGGACTTGGGCATcttacttctcttgagatactaACAGATTTTGTCGTGAGGCAAGCGGGTTCCAAGGCTAGCTCGTCTAGTTGGTATAAGAAAAAACAGGCTGAGTCTGGTGGTGGGCTAAGTGAATTGAAGGAGCTGAGCAATTTGGGAGGAAGTCTAGTCATTCACAATTTGGGACATGGAGAAGATGACATGGTGGAATGTAAAGCCACAAATATGAAGCAGAAACAACATCTTCAAGAGCTGATATTATGGTGGCGGAATGAAGAGTGGGATGATGGAGAAACTGAATGTTGTGATGACATGTCACTGGAAGGCCTCCAGCCACATCCAAATCTTAAACGGTTGGGATTGTCTGATTATATGGGTGTGAGAATTCCAAGTTGGGTCTCTTCTCTCACTAATCTTGttcattttgaattatttcGTAATGAAAGATTGCAGCACCTCCCACCGTTAAATCAACTCCCTTTTCTCAAGTCTGTCACTCTTCAATGTATGGAAGCACTTGAATACATATGGATAGATGAAGACAGTGTTAGGAATGTGTTgggtgcttcttcttcttcttcttcttcaaaaacaccattCTTCCCATCCTTATCTTCTCTTTATATTGCGCATTGCCCAAATCTGGAGGGATGGTGGAGGaattcagatgatgatgatgatgataatgagcCGCACCATCTCTTACTTCCATCATTTCCTCCTTCTCTTTCGGAATTAACTATCATCGGTTGCCCTAACCTGACTTCCATGCCCCCGTTTCCATATTTGAAAGAAAGGCTGGAACTGAGTGGGTGTAGCTCGAAGGTAATGGAGCAgacaatgaaaatgaaaatgggaGCAGCAACCACATCAACctactttcctctctctcaattaCAGGTTTTGGAATTAGAGAAGATTAACGATTTCGAATCTCTTCCAGAGGAGGGGCTGCGGAACCTCATTTCTCTCCGACAACTCGATATAGAAAGCTGCGATGGACTGAGTTCTCTCCATTGGATAGGCAGCCTCACATCACTACAAACCCTTGCAATTGTGGGATGTCAGAATCTGACATCACTTCCTCAAGAGATTCGCAATCTCAC CTCTTTAAAAGAGTTGACAATTTGGGGGTGTCCCCTCTTAGGGCAAAGATGCAAGAGGCAAATAGGTGAAGATTGGCCCTTCATTGCCCATGTCCCACGCGTATATGTAGATGGGAAGAAACAGCAAGAAGAAACAATTTCTTCAG GTTATTTTGTCACTTTCTCTGCCTCCTAA
- the LOC126724191 gene encoding putative disease resistance protein RGA1 isoform X2, with amino-acid sequence MAEEVLFDLAGKVIKVLGSFIAEEIKLALGVKTEIENLESRVSTIQAVLLDAEKRSSQNNVIKNWLGKLKDVLHDADDVLDDFSTEVLRQKVMSGNKMTKEVRIFFLSENNKMGHEIKAINERLNAIEKEMKDYHFISQSLVEPQVMNRTDRETYSFVLKDEVFGREHDKKKIMERLFDDRVEENISIIPIVGIGGLGKTTLAQLVYNDVDVQTKFEIKLWVCISDIFDVQRIFKEIVEQLTKRQHEGSLEILQNKLREELHGKKYLIILDDLWNEDGNKWRRLINVLMVGARGSRIVVTTRSTKVAEITGTTSPHELEGLVLEQAWPLFVKMAFKGGKEPENQILVALGKQIVGKCIGVPLAIRTIGSLLYGKSNVIEWQSFLDDKLSKIAQQENDISLTLKLSYDHLPSQLKQCFAYCRLFPKDYRIDVNTLINLWIAQGFIELEDQRQRFVDIGREYFMELLWRSFFQDVEIDVLDNIISCKMHDLMHDLAILVSGTESAMLNSCEKNVIETVRHVSFDIVDSSSQLSILVANKRKIRTILAVSSGVKFAVSVGVNFAVGVRGVLSNLTCDALISNLNYLRTLNLSGLGLHVVPHSIGKLSHLRYLDLSQNEHIVVLPDSIAKLLNLQTLKLYYCDSLKELPRGLKKLVNLRHLDVKACCELTHMPLGLGHLTSLEILTDFVVRQAGSKASSSSWYKKKQAESGGGLSELKELSNLGGSLVIHNLGHGEDDMVECKATNMKQKQHLQELILWWRNEEWDDGETECCDDMSLEGLQPHPNLKRLGLSDYMGVRIPSWVSSLTNLVHFELFRNERLQHLPPLNQLPFLKSVTLQCMEALEYIWIDEDSVRNVLGASSSSSSSKTPFFPSLSSLYIAHCPNLEGWWRNSDDDDDDNEPHHLLLPSFPPSLSELTIIGCPNLTSMPPFPYLKERLELSGCSSKVMEQTMKMKMGAATTSTYFPLSQLQVLELEKINDFESLPEEGLRNLISLRQLDIESCDGLSSLHWIGSLTSLQTLAIVGCQNLTSLPQEIRNLTSLKELTIWGCPLLGQRCKRQIGEDWPFIAHVPRVYVDGKKQQEETISSESE; translated from the exons atGGCGGAAGAAGTTTTGTTCGATCTTGCTGGGAAAGTCATTAAGGTGCTTGGCTCTTTCATTGCTGAAGAGATCAAACTGGCCCTTGGTGTCAAAACTGAGATTGAAAATCTAGAGAGCAGAGTCTCCACGATCCAAGCTGTGCTACTAGACGCAGAAAAGCGGAGTTCTCAAAACAATGTGATCAAAAACTGGCTCGGTAAGCTCAAAGATGTCCTCCATGATGCTGATGACGTGCTGGATGATTTCTCCACTGAAGTTTTGCGCCAAAAAGTGATGAGTGGAAACAAAATGACAAAGGAGGTacgcattttctttttaagtgaaaataataaaatgggTCATGAAATAAAAGCAATTAATGAGAGACTAAATGCCATTGAAAAAGAGATGAAGGATTATCACTTTATTAGTCAAAGCTTGGTTGAGCCACAAGTCATGAATAGGACGGATAGAGAAACTTACTCTTTTGTACTCAAAGACGAAGTTTTTGGCAGAGAGCATGATAAGAAAAAGATTATGGAACGTCTTTTTGATGACCGTGTTGAAGAGAATATTTCTATCATTCCAATTGTTGGTATCGGAGGTTTGGGCAAGACAACACTAGCTCAACTGGTATACAATGATGTAGATGTTCAAACAAAATTTGAGATAAAACTTTGGGTTTGTATCTCTGATATCTTTGATGTACAGCggatttttaaagaaattgtaGAACAGTTGACAAAGAGGCAGCATGAAGGAAGCCTTGAGATCCTGCAAAATAAGCTTCGAGAAGAACTTCATGGAAAAAAATACTTGATTATCTTGGACGATTTGTGGAATGAGGACGGTAATAAATGGCGTCGCTTGATAAATGTACTAATGGTTGGTGCAAGGGGAAGTAGGATAGTGGTAACTACTCGCTCGACAAAGGTAGCGGAGATTACTGGCACAACTTCACCTCATGAACTTGAAGGCCTAGTTCTAGAACAGGCTTGGCCATTATTTGTTAAAATGGCATTTAAAGGAGGTAAAGAGCCAGAAAACCAAATCTTAGTAGCCCTAGGAAAACAGATTGTGGGAAAGTGTATTGGAGTGCCTCTTGCTATAAGAACAATTGGAAGCTTATTGTATGGTAAAAGCAATGTAATTGAGTGGCAATCTTTTTTAGATGATAAACTCTCAAAAATAGCCCAACAAGAAAATGACATTTCATTAACTCTTAAGTTGAGTTATGATCACCTTCCATCACAATTGAAGCAATGTTTTGCTTATTGTAGATTATTTCCAAAAGATTATAGGATTGATGTAAATACACTTATTAATCTTTGGATAGCTCAAGGCTTTATTGAGTTAGAAGATCAAAGACAGCGTTTTGTGGATATTGGAAGAGAATATTTTATGGAATTACTTTGGAGGTCATTTTTCCAGGATGTAGAAATTGATGTTTTGGACAATATAATATCATGTAAGATGCATGATCTCATGCATGATCTTGCAATTCTTGTATCTGGAACGGAAAGTGCCATGTTAAATTCATGTGAGAAAAATGTGATTGAAACAGTTCGTCATGTATCATTTGATATTGTGGATTCATCGAGTCAACTTTCAATCCTCGTGGCTAATAAAAGGAAGATACGGACAATTCTTGCAGTTAGTTCAGGGGTAAAGTTTGCAGTTAGTGTAGGGGTAAATTTTGCAGTTGGTGTAAGGGGAGTGTTGAGTAACTTAACTTGTGATGCACTTATTTCGAATCTCAATTATTTACGGACATTGAATTTGAGTGGTTTAGGGCTACATGTAGTGCCCCATTCAATTGGGAAATTGAGTCATTTAAGATATCTTGATCTCTCTCAAAATGAACATATTGTTGTTCTCCCTGATTCTATTGCAAAGCTGCTAAATTTACAGACGCTGAAACTCTATTATTGTGATTCACTTAAAGAGTTACCGCGAGGCCTTAAGAAGTTGGTCAATCTTAGGCATTTAGACGTTAAGGCTTGTTGCGAATTGACGCATATGCCCCTTGGACTTGGGCATcttacttctcttgagatactaACAGATTTTGTCGTGAGGCAAGCGGGTTCCAAGGCTAGCTCGTCTAGTTGGTATAAGAAAAAACAGGCTGAGTCTGGTGGTGGGCTAAGTGAATTGAAGGAGCTGAGCAATTTGGGAGGAAGTCTAGTCATTCACAATTTGGGACATGGAGAAGATGACATGGTGGAATGTAAAGCCACAAATATGAAGCAGAAACAACATCTTCAAGAGCTGATATTATGGTGGCGGAATGAAGAGTGGGATGATGGAGAAACTGAATGTTGTGATGACATGTCACTGGAAGGCCTCCAGCCACATCCAAATCTTAAACGGTTGGGATTGTCTGATTATATGGGTGTGAGAATTCCAAGTTGGGTCTCTTCTCTCACTAATCTTGttcattttgaattatttcGTAATGAAAGATTGCAGCACCTCCCACCGTTAAATCAACTCCCTTTTCTCAAGTCTGTCACTCTTCAATGTATGGAAGCACTTGAATACATATGGATAGATGAAGACAGTGTTAGGAATGTGTTgggtgcttcttcttcttcttcttcttcaaaaacaccattCTTCCCATCCTTATCTTCTCTTTATATTGCGCATTGCCCAAATCTGGAGGGATGGTGGAGGaattcagatgatgatgatgatgataatgagcCGCACCATCTCTTACTTCCATCATTTCCTCCTTCTCTTTCGGAATTAACTATCATCGGTTGCCCTAACCTGACTTCCATGCCCCCGTTTCCATATTTGAAAGAAAGGCTGGAACTGAGTGGGTGTAGCTCGAAGGTAATGGAGCAgacaatgaaaatgaaaatgggaGCAGCAACCACATCAACctactttcctctctctcaattaCAGGTTTTGGAATTAGAGAAGATTAACGATTTCGAATCTCTTCCAGAGGAGGGGCTGCGGAACCTCATTTCTCTCCGACAACTCGATATAGAAAGCTGCGATGGACTGAGTTCTCTCCATTGGATAGGCAGCCTCACATCACTACAAACCCTTGCAATTGTGGGATGTCAGAATCTGACATCACTTCCTCAAGAGATTCGCAATCTCAC CTCTTTAAAAGAGTTGACAATTTGGGGGTGTCCCCTCTTAGGGCAAAGATGCAAGAGGCAAATAGGTGAAGATTGGCCCTTCATTGCCCATGTCCCACGCGTATATGTAGATGGGAAGAAACAGCAAGAAGAAACAATTTCTTCAG AATCTGAGTGA